One window from the genome of Clostridia bacterium encodes:
- the tuf gene encoding elongation factor Tu (EF-Tu; promotes GTP-dependent binding of aminoacyl-tRNA to the A-site of ribosomes during protein biosynthesis; when the tRNA anticodon matches the mRNA codon, GTP hydrolysis results; the inactive EF-Tu-GDP leaves the ribosome and release of GDP is promoted by elongation factor Ts; many prokaryotes have two copies of the gene encoding EF-Tu), with protein GDNVKMYIELITPIAMEEGLRFAIREGGRTVGAGVVSAIHE; from the coding sequence CGGCGATAACGTGAAGATGTACATTGAGCTGATTACACCTATCGCCATGGAAGAAGGACTGCGCTTTGCTATTCGTGAAGGCGGTCGTACCGTCGGTGCCGGTGTTGTAAGTGCAATCCACGAATAG